The following proteins are co-located in the Candidatus Accumulibacter cognatus genome:
- a CDS encoding DEAD/DEAH box helicase: MAELHARYERLSPDEQRILRVLSVVCESVGQTVLQQILDALAWHDQSGAPLSRLLNKTLRERLLSDGLIDLPKGALFCRPDLRETLTRETVADGTFAAIVEAAERCLPTPIRNSWEAQNELRRLRVLRNALYGGRADDVLQQLGVGPAASLAGVPYHQVRQLSEVCLSQPDPAWISGLDARLQILALAPLLHQTALELVPQPDHYALMERLLTPLAATRPDVADALAEQYLLRGCLDMVPALLADRSDPKSLALRGWLHFLQGDYAQTLAKIEAAELSERKLSRKRNVYTRGIAGALYLVALLHRGGKADYERVQRQVALCLRASVTDPIEQGFRVLGDLAAVLAGQRPLDDAVWLQSSLSVRGAFPKLLRFLALHWLGERPTADALQVLATCAEQALQAGIEWYAHEAVALLVAFGFEGATPTLAALGDPPAGVVLMTDLLAPRAAWEIALDALKGLGNQADDPGSVAPEAADLRMAWVFELHQNDALLEPREQKRSKRGDWSQGRPVALQRLAETPEDFPYLTPQDREICACIVREQEASWYGGYARTVYRIDTERALLAAVGHPLVVRNVTTNTPVELVRALPTLAAVRRSKDFLVSIEPFPAENRSLLPVEETPQRIRLVQFDVRHREIARILGPTGLSVPKGAEPRLLEGLTAVAPLLTVHSDIGGGAGVAETIVADPRPHLHLNAFEGGLGLECYVHPGGEAGPQFRPGQGGATLFSERDGRTLRCSRDLRSELAAARAVIRQCSALAGNDGWSWHLDDLEQALSALEELHHLGDAVVLDWPQGKRISLGKETQLRQMRVTLRQQADWLAIDGELTLDDGRVLAMRELLERAAAAQGRFVRLGENDYLILRQALRRRLDKLRGLVADDGRFHPFAAPAIEEIIDGMAVEADSAWRTLLDRLAALQALEPPLPSTLQVELRDYQAEGYRWLARLAHWGAGACLADDMGLGKTVEALALIVSRAAAGPTLVLAPMSVCGNWIDEAQRFAPTLKPLRFGGADRAAQLEQAGPFDLIVCSYGLLQSEGERLAEVPWQTIVADEAQAFKNALTKRSQAMMRLRGAFRMITTGTPIENHLGELWNLFRFINPGLLGSLETFNRRFAIPIEQARDASARQRLRQLLRPFILRRLKSEVLSELPARTEITLQIELGSGERALYEALRQQAIERLEDASEAHPGQQRMQLLAEIMRLRRACCHPRLALPDSELPSAKLESFAEIVDELLDNRHKALVFSQFVDHLKLLSSHLDARGIRYQYLDGSTPEAQRRAAVAAFQAGEGDLFLISLRAGGAGLNLTAADYVIHMDPWWNPAVEDQASDRAHRIGQERPVTIYRLVAQDTIEERILQLHAGKRDLADGLLVGTEDGGRLSYAEMLALVRGGE; this comes from the coding sequence GTGGCTGAGCTGCACGCGCGCTACGAGCGCCTGAGCCCCGACGAGCAACGCATCCTGCGGGTGTTGTCGGTGGTCTGCGAATCGGTCGGGCAGACCGTGCTGCAGCAGATCCTCGACGCCCTTGCCTGGCATGACCAATCTGGCGCCCCACTGAGTCGCCTGCTGAACAAGACCCTGCGCGAGCGGCTGCTCAGTGACGGCTTGATCGATCTACCGAAGGGCGCTCTGTTCTGTCGTCCCGACCTGCGCGAAACCCTGACCCGCGAGACCGTCGCCGACGGAACCTTCGCGGCGATCGTCGAGGCCGCAGAGCGCTGCTTGCCGACGCCGATACGCAACTCCTGGGAAGCGCAGAACGAATTACGCCGCTTGCGGGTGTTGCGCAACGCGCTCTATGGCGGGCGCGCAGACGATGTCCTGCAACAGCTCGGGGTCGGCCCGGCCGCATCACTGGCCGGGGTTCCCTATCACCAGGTTCGACAACTGTCCGAGGTTTGCCTGTCCCAGCCGGACCCGGCATGGATCTCCGGCCTGGATGCCCGTCTCCAGATCCTGGCCCTCGCCCCGCTGTTGCACCAGACGGCCCTGGAACTGGTTCCACAGCCGGACCACTACGCACTGATGGAGCGCCTGCTGACTCCCTTGGCCGCAACCCGCCCGGACGTGGCCGACGCCCTGGCCGAGCAGTACCTGCTGCGCGGCTGCCTGGACATGGTGCCGGCGCTGCTGGCTGACCGGAGCGACCCCAAGTCGCTGGCCCTACGCGGCTGGCTACACTTTTTACAGGGCGATTACGCCCAGACTCTTGCGAAGATCGAGGCAGCCGAGCTGTCGGAGCGCAAGCTGAGCCGCAAGCGCAACGTCTATACACGTGGTATCGCCGGCGCGCTGTATCTCGTCGCCCTCCTGCACCGCGGCGGCAAGGCCGATTACGAACGGGTGCAGCGGCAGGTGGCCCTCTGTCTACGGGCCAGCGTGACCGACCCCATCGAGCAAGGGTTTCGGGTGCTCGGCGACCTGGCCGCGGTGCTGGCCGGCCAACGCCCATTGGACGACGCCGTCTGGCTGCAGTCCAGCCTGAGCGTGCGCGGCGCATTTCCAAAACTACTCCGCTTCCTGGCACTGCACTGGCTTGGCGAGCGCCCGACAGCGGACGCGCTGCAAGTCCTGGCGACCTGTGCCGAGCAGGCGCTGCAGGCCGGGATCGAATGGTATGCACACGAGGCCGTTGCCCTGCTGGTGGCCTTCGGCTTCGAGGGCGCGACCCCGACCCTGGCGGCACTTGGCGATCCTCCCGCCGGCGTGGTCCTGATGACCGATCTGCTGGCCCCCAGAGCCGCCTGGGAGATTGCCCTCGATGCGCTCAAGGGGCTTGGCAATCAGGCGGACGATCCCGGCAGCGTTGCGCCCGAGGCCGCCGATCTGCGCATGGCCTGGGTATTCGAACTGCACCAGAACGACGCCCTGCTCGAACCCCGCGAGCAGAAGCGCAGCAAACGCGGCGACTGGAGCCAGGGCAGGCCGGTGGCGCTGCAGCGGCTCGCCGAGACCCCCGAAGATTTTCCCTACCTGACGCCCCAGGACCGCGAGATCTGCGCCTGCATCGTCCGCGAGCAGGAAGCGAGCTGGTACGGTGGCTACGCGCGGACCGTTTATCGGATCGACACCGAGCGCGCCCTGCTGGCCGCCGTCGGCCACCCCCTGGTCGTCCGCAACGTGACCACAAATACTCCGGTTGAACTGGTGCGGGCGCTGCCGACGCTGGCGGCGGTGCGGCGCAGCAAGGACTTTCTGGTCAGCATCGAGCCCTTCCCGGCCGAGAACCGGTCGCTGTTGCCGGTCGAGGAGACCCCGCAGCGCATCCGGCTGGTGCAGTTCGATGTCCGGCACCGGGAAATCGCCCGCATTCTCGGCCCGACGGGCCTCAGCGTCCCCAAGGGCGCCGAGCCGCGCTTGCTCGAAGGGCTCACTGCGGTCGCTCCACTGCTGACCGTTCACTCCGACATCGGCGGCGGTGCCGGCGTTGCCGAGACGATCGTCGCCGACCCGCGCCCGCATCTGCACCTGAACGCTTTCGAGGGCGGCCTCGGCCTCGAGTGCTATGTTCACCCCGGTGGTGAAGCTGGCCCGCAGTTCCGACCGGGGCAGGGAGGGGCGACCCTGTTCAGCGAGCGCGACGGTCGCACCCTGCGCTGCTCCCGCGACCTCCGAAGCGAGCTGGCGGCGGCCCGCGCGGTGATCCGCCAATGCTCGGCACTCGCCGGCAACGACGGCTGGAGCTGGCACCTCGACGACCTCGAGCAGGCCCTGAGCGCACTCGAAGAGCTTCATCACCTCGGCGATGCGGTCGTGCTCGACTGGCCGCAAGGCAAGCGCATCAGCCTGGGCAAGGAAACCCAGCTCCGCCAGATGCGTGTCACTCTCCGGCAGCAGGCCGACTGGCTGGCGATCGATGGCGAGCTGACTCTCGACGACGGGCGCGTGCTGGCGATGCGCGAGCTGCTCGAGCGCGCGGCCGCCGCCCAGGGCCGCTTCGTCCGCCTCGGCGAAAACGATTATCTGATTCTCCGCCAGGCCCTGCGTCGGCGCCTGGACAAGCTGCGCGGACTGGTGGCCGACGACGGCCGCTTCCACCCCTTCGCGGCGCCGGCCATCGAGGAGATCATCGATGGCATGGCAGTCGAGGCCGATTCGGCGTGGCGGACGCTGCTCGACCGGCTGGCTGCGCTACAGGCCCTCGAACCGCCACTCCCCTCGACGCTGCAGGTGGAGCTGCGCGACTACCAGGCCGAAGGCTACCGCTGGCTCGCTCGCCTCGCCCACTGGGGCGCCGGCGCCTGCCTCGCCGACGACATGGGGCTTGGCAAGACGGTCGAGGCGCTGGCCCTGATCGTGTCGCGGGCCGCTGCAGGCCCGACACTGGTGCTGGCGCCGATGTCGGTCTGCGGCAACTGGATCGACGAAGCGCAGCGCTTCGCCCCGACGCTCAAGCCGCTGCGCTTCGGCGGCGCCGACCGCGCCGCGCAGCTCGAACAGGCCGGCCCCTTCGACCTCATCGTCTGCAGTTACGGTCTTCTGCAGAGCGAGGGCGAACGCCTCGCCGAGGTACCGTGGCAGACCATCGTCGCCGACGAAGCGCAGGCGTTCAAGAACGCGCTCACCAAACGCTCGCAGGCGATGATGCGCCTGCGTGGCGCATTTCGCATGATCACCACCGGCACGCCGATCGAGAACCATCTCGGCGAGCTGTGGAACCTCTTCCGCTTCATCAATCCCGGCCTGCTCGGCTCGCTGGAGACCTTCAACCGGCGCTTCGCAATTCCCATCGAGCAGGCCAGGGACGCGAGCGCCCGACAGCGGCTGCGCCAATTGCTGCGCCCCTTCATTCTGCGCCGCCTGAAGAGCGAGGTCTTGAGCGAGCTGCCCGCGCGCACCGAGATCACCCTGCAGATCGAGCTCGGTAGCGGCGAGAGGGCGCTCTACGAGGCCTTGCGCCAGCAGGCCATCGAACGCCTCGAAGATGCCTCGGAGGCTCACCCCGGCCAGCAGCGCATGCAGCTTCTCGCCGAGATCATGCGTCTGCGTCGCGCCTGCTGCCATCCGCGGCTCGCGCTACCCGACAGCGAACTGCCGAGCGCCAAGCTCGAGTCCTTCGCCGAGATCGTCGACGAACTGCTCGACAATCGTCACAAGGCACTGGTCTTCAGTCAGTTTGTCGATCACCTCAAGCTCCTCAGTAGCCATCTCGATGCCCGTGGCATCCGCTACCAGTATCTCGATGGCTCGACCCCCGAGGCGCAGCGCCGCGCAGCGGTCGCCGCTTTCCAGGCCGGCGAGGGAGATTTGTTCCTGATCAGCCTGCGTGCCGGCGGCGCCGGGCTCAACCTGACCGCCGCCGACTACGTCATCCACATGGATCCCTGGTGGAACCCCGCCGTCGAAGACCAAGCCTCCGACCGCGCCCACCGCATCGGCCAGGAGCGCCCGGTCACGATCTATCGCCTGGTCGCCCAGGACACCATCGAAGAGCGCATCCTGCAACTGCACGCCGGCAAGCGCGACTTGGCCGACGGGCTGCTCGTCGGCACCGAGGACGGCGGCAGGCTGAGCTACGCGGAGATGCTGGCGCTGGTGCGAGGGGGCGAGTGA
- a CDS encoding nitrile hydratase subunit beta has translation MSQTEHLLKTLPNDIGGLPADRIERIDHELEPWEKRCHALADVLDFHKIISTEEKRRGVESLGAEMIGKLTYYERWIVAFANILFQKGILTPEELAKKMDEVERRQAE, from the coding sequence ATGAGCCAAACCGAACACCTCCTGAAAACACTGCCGAATGACATTGGCGGCTTGCCGGCGGATCGCATCGAACGCATTGACCACGAACTCGAGCCTTGGGAGAAGCGTTGCCACGCACTGGCGGATGTCCTCGATTTCCATAAGATTATCAGCACGGAGGAAAAACGCCGAGGCGTCGAGTCGCTCGGCGCGGAGATGATCGGCAAACTCACCTATTACGAACGCTGGATCGTCGCTTTCGCAAACATTCTCTTTCAGAAGGGAATTCTCACTCCCGAGGAACTGGCCAAGAAGATGGATGAAGTCGAGAGACGGCAGGCTGAATAA
- the nthA gene encoding nitrile hydratase subunit alpha, which yields MAGKGLNMNDHDHSHPHPAAADEAPPEYYEIMETAIRELLIEKKLIAPGEIRRQIEVLDSRTPALGAKVVARAWVDPGFRARLLTNGRAACEELGISFYDDTQLIVLENTDKVHNLIVCTLCSCYPRPVLGLPPDWYKARPYRARAVKEPRKVLSEFGTEIPEDVEIRVSDSTAIQRYLVLPLRPAGTEGFTEEQLAAMVTRDAMIGVVKVNLEHRINS from the coding sequence ATGGCTGGAAAGGGTCTGAATATGAACGACCACGATCATTCCCATCCGCATCCCGCGGCGGCTGACGAGGCGCCTCCCGAGTATTACGAAATCATGGAGACGGCCATTCGGGAACTGCTCATCGAAAAGAAGCTGATTGCTCCCGGCGAGATTCGTCGACAGATCGAAGTGCTTGACTCCCGCACGCCTGCGTTGGGTGCGAAAGTCGTCGCGCGGGCGTGGGTTGATCCTGGGTTTCGGGCTCGTCTGCTCACCAACGGCCGTGCAGCCTGCGAAGAGTTGGGCATCAGCTTCTACGACGACACCCAGCTCATCGTTCTGGAGAATACCGACAAGGTTCACAACCTCATCGTTTGCACGCTCTGTTCCTGTTATCCGCGCCCGGTGCTCGGCCTTCCGCCCGACTGGTATAAAGCCAGGCCATACCGCGCCCGCGCCGTCAAGGAACCGCGGAAAGTCTTGTCCGAGTTCGGCACCGAGATTCCTGAAGACGTCGAGATTCGTGTCAGCGACTCGACCGCGATCCAGCGTTATCTGGTATTGCCGCTGCGTCCGGCAGGCACCGAGGGTTTTACCGAGGAACAACTCGCCGCCATGGTCACCCGCGACGCGATGATTGGCGTTGTCAAAGTCAACCTTGAACACCGGATCAATTCATGA
- a CDS encoding nitrile hydratase subunit beta yields the protein MPKPFPAPGLNVVKALGEEPAFKAGDDVRISVRYPVGHYRVPAYIRGKLATVEAVMEPPAVNNEEEGFGRNAGSKGHYYRVAIPLTALWPGYAGSLPDSLRIEVFETWLERV from the coding sequence ATGCCAAAACCATTCCCGGCGCCAGGCCTGAATGTCGTGAAAGCCCTGGGTGAGGAACCCGCTTTCAAGGCAGGCGACGATGTCCGAATCTCGGTTCGCTATCCCGTCGGGCATTATCGCGTACCGGCCTACATTCGGGGCAAGCTTGCCACCGTAGAAGCAGTGATGGAACCACCAGCGGTCAACAACGAGGAGGAAGGTTTTGGGCGCAATGCGGGCTCCAAAGGCCATTATTATCGCGTGGCCATCCCGCTGACCGCTTTGTGGCCTGGCTATGCCGGCTCCCTTCCGGATAGTCTGCGCATCGAAGTCTTTGAAACATGGCTGGAAAGGGTCTGA
- a CDS encoding GGDEF domain-containing protein codes for MTNERIRHIEEWANPRMVVGVTLLLVGALWLALMVSVVADRHESIATTGGLLQRMTHAVEEQTRQQFRVADTFLASCEHWLQANPDLDPRTDRTFRQLIETFRAGTDQSIDIYLLAADGQMFDILDPAQGPLANVADRDYFKGALNSPGLFVGNPTRKPLADHDGLPLSLSLQHPANDIQVLLAVIDLPTLTRSYEKQRLQPGGAITLLRRDGTVLARAPHDDRLPGHSMASEALFREHLAQQPQALVLPDARLGTRAREFISYSSMPDFPLVIMVSEDYDEALAAWLRQTAWVILLGLGVTLPLAFIAYRSLHLLQALTSQDAELQRLATTDLLTGSSSRQHFFETLTDEVARARRRQIPLTVVLFDIDFFQRINDGYGHAVGDQALILFANTAKEGLRDMDLLGRLGGGEFALLLPNTKAREAVLVAERIRKAIPGISIPSDNGTVQFTVSVGVSEVHADDTSIDDLLKRAATALHNAKAGGYDRVAVV; via the coding sequence ATGACAAACGAGCGCATCAGGCATATTGAGGAATGGGCCAACCCGCGCATGGTCGTTGGCGTGACGTTGTTGTTGGTCGGCGCACTGTGGTTGGCACTGATGGTCTCGGTCGTCGCGGATCGCCATGAAAGTATTGCCACCACCGGCGGGCTTCTGCAACGCATGACCCACGCCGTCGAAGAGCAGACCCGACAGCAGTTTCGCGTCGCCGATACTTTCCTGGCCAGTTGTGAGCACTGGCTGCAAGCAAACCCCGATCTGGATCCCCGCACCGACAGGACCTTCCGACAATTGATCGAGACCTTTCGTGCCGGAACCGACCAGTCGATCGATATCTACCTGCTTGCCGCGGATGGCCAGATGTTCGACATTCTCGACCCCGCTCAGGGGCCGCTGGCCAATGTCGCGGACCGCGACTATTTCAAGGGAGCCCTGAACAGCCCGGGCCTGTTTGTCGGCAACCCCACGCGCAAGCCGCTCGCTGACCACGACGGCCTGCCGCTCAGCCTGTCGCTGCAACATCCGGCGAACGACATCCAGGTACTTCTCGCGGTGATCGACCTGCCAACGCTGACCCGGTCTTACGAAAAACAACGCCTGCAACCCGGCGGAGCGATTACTCTGCTCAGGCGCGACGGCACGGTGCTGGCGAGGGCACCCCATGATGACCGACTGCCCGGCCACTCGATGGCCAGCGAAGCCTTGTTCAGAGAGCATCTCGCGCAGCAGCCGCAGGCCCTGGTGCTGCCCGATGCCCGCCTCGGCACACGGGCGCGAGAATTCATCAGCTACTCGTCAATGCCCGATTTCCCGCTGGTGATCATGGTATCGGAAGACTACGATGAAGCGCTTGCTGCCTGGCTAAGACAGACGGCCTGGGTAATCCTGCTGGGACTGGGAGTGACCCTGCCATTGGCGTTCATCGCCTATCGATCGCTACACCTGCTGCAGGCGCTCACCAGTCAGGATGCCGAATTACAGCGCCTGGCAACGACCGATCTGCTGACCGGCAGCAGCAGCCGCCAGCACTTCTTCGAAACACTCACCGACGAGGTCGCGCGCGCGCGTCGCCGGCAGATCCCCCTGACCGTCGTGTTGTTCGATATCGACTTTTTCCAGCGGATCAACGACGGTTATGGCCATGCCGTTGGCGACCAGGCCCTGATCCTTTTCGCCAATACCGCGAAAGAGGGCCTGCGTGACATGGACCTTCTTGGCAGACTCGGAGGCGGTGAATTCGCGCTTCTGCTGCCCAATACGAAAGCACGGGAAGCCGTCCTGGTCGCCGAACGAATTCGCAAAGCAATCCCCGGCATATCGATCCCGAGCGACAACGGCACCGTCCAGTTCACGGTCAGTGTCGGGGTGAGCGAAGTCCATGCTGACGACACGTCGATTGACGATCTGCTGAAGCGCGCAGCCACGGCGCTGCACAACGCCAAGGCCGGTGGATACGATCGGGTGGCAGTCGTCTAG
- a CDS encoding class I SAM-dependent methyltransferase: MPSFTPTLEQITARTLAHYQQCAEDFREGTRNHDVSQNIAALLRHIRGQPPFTILDFGCGPGRDLKAFTRLGHRAVGLDGAANFVEMARSDTGCTVWEQDFLSLDLPSGDFDGVFANASLFHVPSRALPRVLRQLHAALKPDGVLFCSNPRGDNQEGWHDGRYGVFHDLAAWRRWMLGADFVELEHYYRPTGLPCAQQPWLASVWRRVAGNGAPLHPSFRIRKMDDS, translated from the coding sequence ATGCCATCATTTACCCCCACACTCGAACAAATCACTGCCCGGACACTCGCCCATTACCAGCAATGTGCCGAAGACTTTCGCGAAGGCACCCGCAACCACGACGTGAGTCAGAACATCGCCGCGCTCCTGCGCCACATCCGTGGCCAGCCACCCTTCACGATTCTCGACTTCGGCTGCGGCCCGGGCCGCGACCTCAAGGCCTTTACCCGCCTCGGTCATCGGGCTGTCGGGCTGGACGGAGCCGCGAACTTCGTCGAGATGGCACGCAGCGACACGGGTTGCACGGTCTGGGAACAGGATTTCCTGAGTCTTGATCTTCCCTCAGGGGATTTCGACGGGGTATTCGCCAATGCCTCGCTGTTTCATGTCCCCAGCCGGGCATTGCCGCGCGTTCTGCGACAACTGCATGCCGCCCTCAAGCCCGACGGCGTCCTGTTCTGCTCAAACCCTCGCGGGGACAACCAGGAAGGCTGGCATGACGGACGTTATGGGGTCTTTCACGACCTCGCAGCCTGGCGACGCTGGATGCTGGGTGCGGACTTCGTCGAACTCGAGCATTATTACCGCCCGACCGGCCTGCCGTGCGCGCAACAGCCCTGGCTTGCCAGTGTCTGGCGCCGGGTGGCCGGGAACGGCGCGCCCCTGCACCCCTCCTTCCGGATTCGGAAAATGGACGATTCATGA
- a CDS encoding potassium channel protein, translating into MFDDQLQARQRLRRLRRIRESEAGVATQLRRIVLRIVWAGIAVLALTIVGILGFYRIAGDNGNWSDAVYMTLISISTVGYGEIVPLHSLQDRLFAGFIAISGLGALTFLFTSLSVFFLEKDLDYSLRRRRMENSIHKLRQHFIICGFGRVGRSVGRELHNTGRHFVAIDIEVERFEENLDKFPALLYLHGDASDDDLMEAADIEDARGLFAVTGDDSRNLMIIITARQLNPRLRIVARAQELRNVEKMRKAGADAVISPDFTGGIRLASAMVRPHVVGFLDEMIRSDKNVRVEEVPVPANFPQTRVGDLRLRSPDYILLAVREQDGAWIFNPKVDDIIHAGSIIIALANPSGRAQLKAHLIEKMS; encoded by the coding sequence ATGTTTGACGATCAGTTGCAGGCTCGCCAGCGCCTTCGCCGCCTTCGCCGTATACGGGAATCCGAGGCGGGTGTAGCGACGCAATTACGGCGCATTGTCCTGCGTATCGTATGGGCGGGCATAGCAGTATTGGCGTTGACCATTGTCGGGATACTCGGTTTCTATCGGATTGCCGGTGACAACGGGAACTGGTCCGATGCGGTATATATGACCCTGATCAGCATCTCGACGGTGGGTTATGGCGAGATTGTCCCTCTTCATTCGCTTCAGGATCGCCTTTTCGCTGGTTTCATTGCCATTTCTGGCCTGGGCGCGCTGACCTTCCTGTTCACCAGCCTGTCCGTGTTTTTCCTTGAGAAGGATCTGGATTATTCCCTGCGGAGACGACGGATGGAAAATAGCATTCATAAGCTACGGCAGCATTTCATCATTTGCGGTTTCGGGCGGGTCGGCCGTAGCGTCGGTCGCGAACTGCATAATACCGGCCGGCATTTCGTCGCCATCGACATCGAAGTGGAGCGTTTCGAGGAGAACCTCGACAAATTTCCCGCACTGCTCTATCTGCATGGCGATGCTTCCGACGATGATCTGATGGAGGCAGCAGATATCGAGGATGCCCGCGGCCTGTTTGCCGTCACCGGTGACGATTCACGCAATCTGATGATCATCATTACCGCCAGACAACTCAACCCGCGCTTGCGCATCGTGGCTCGCGCCCAGGAACTGCGAAATGTCGAAAAAATGCGCAAGGCGGGTGCCGACGCGGTGATTTCTCCGGATTTCACAGGCGGCATTCGCCTGGCGTCAGCGATGGTCCGGCCGCACGTCGTCGGCTTTCTCGACGAGATGATCCGGTCGGACAAGAACGTGCGTGTCGAAGAGGTTCCGGTGCCTGCCAATTTCCCGCAGACTCGTGTCGGCGACCTGCGTCTGCGCAGCCCGGACTATATCCTGTTGGCGGTACGCGAGCAGGATGGTGCCTGGATATTCAATCCTAAGGTTGATGACATCATCCACGCTGGCAGCATCATCATCGCTCTGGCCAATCCTTCGGGACGTGCACAACTCAAGGCACATCTGATCGAAAAGATGTCCTAA
- a CDS encoding CYTH and CHAD domain-containing protein, producing the protein MATETEIKLSLSARTASALAKQAMLSNIERRRQLLINTYYDTHDKRLRRERMVVRHRQKGRQWLLTVKTAPMLTAGLAQRSEWEVHSRPGEFDFSHLDGSVRELLESLRESLQPAFTTHFMRHTWLLEPRAGVRIELALDRGWIEARGQRQTIREIELELLEGTVSDLFAVAAELQASLPLHPAASSKAERAYRLLDDLPLTAVKALPVPTDAAMSSIEAFRLIALSCLNHLQYNEAGVCQSDEPEFVHQARVAIRRLRSAMRLWQSRLPENFVTRFDPLWQELANKLGETRNWDVFIAETLPALADALPGRVEVERLSSHALRRCANSRKASRSALKSVAYSRLLIDFSAATQALPDDAAGSLAHFVPRCLNKRARRVQERAAAALGTDDDAARHRLRVAFKQLRYAVEFFTPILAGPLLANYHQSASDLQDLLGRLNDLAVASQLAADAPTAGQGQGIADWLAAQTDSLLPEFAKRLNDFQQQPVPWKAG; encoded by the coding sequence ATGGCCACCGAAACTGAAATCAAGCTGTCCCTGTCGGCTCGCACTGCGAGTGCGTTGGCCAAGCAAGCCATGTTGAGCAACATCGAGCGACGTCGGCAACTGCTGATCAATACTTATTACGATACCCATGACAAGCGCCTGCGGCGCGAGCGGATGGTCGTTCGACACCGTCAGAAGGGCCGGCAGTGGCTGCTGACCGTCAAGACTGCGCCGATGCTTACCGCCGGACTGGCGCAGCGTAGCGAGTGGGAAGTTCATAGCCGGCCCGGAGAGTTCGATTTTTCGCATTTGGATGGCAGTGTCCGCGAGTTGCTCGAATCGCTTCGGGAGAGTCTTCAACCCGCTTTTACAACCCACTTCATGCGCCACACCTGGCTGCTGGAACCGCGCGCGGGGGTGCGCATCGAACTGGCACTGGACCGCGGCTGGATCGAGGCGCGGGGGCAACGCCAGACGATCCGAGAGATCGAACTGGAACTGCTCGAAGGAACGGTCAGCGATTTGTTCGCCGTGGCCGCTGAGTTGCAGGCCAGCCTGCCGCTGCACCCAGCAGCCAGCAGCAAGGCCGAGCGTGCCTACCGTCTGCTGGACGACCTGCCGCTGACGGCGGTAAAAGCACTGCCCGTGCCGACCGACGCCGCCATGTCGAGCATCGAAGCCTTTCGCCTGATCGCCCTGTCCTGCCTGAACCATCTGCAATACAACGAAGCCGGTGTCTGCCAGAGCGACGAGCCCGAGTTCGTTCATCAGGCGCGCGTCGCCATCCGTCGGCTACGATCGGCGATGCGTCTCTGGCAGTCACGGTTGCCAGAGAATTTCGTGACCCGTTTCGATCCACTCTGGCAGGAACTGGCGAACAAATTGGGTGAAACCCGCAACTGGGATGTCTTCATTGCGGAAACTTTGCCTGCACTAGCCGATGCTCTGCCTGGCAGGGTCGAGGTCGAGCGGCTGTCGAGCCATGCCCTGAGGCGCTGTGCGAACAGTCGCAAGGCGAGCAGAAGCGCGCTCAAGTCGGTAGCGTATTCGCGTCTTTTGATCGATTTCAGTGCCGCCACCCAGGCCCTGCCGGATGATGCCGCCGGGTCGCTCGCACACTTCGTCCCACGTTGCCTCAACAAGCGCGCCAGGCGCGTCCAGGAACGCGCCGCGGCTGCGCTGGGAACGGATGATGATGCGGCTCGTCACCGCCTGCGCGTCGCGTTCAAGCAACTGCGCTACGCAGTCGAGTTCTTTACCCCGATTCTGGCCGGCCCGCTGCTGGCGAATTACCACCAGTCGGCCAGTGACCTGCAGGACTTGCTCGGGCGTCTCAACGACCTGGCGGTCGCTTCGCAACTCGCTGCCGATGCGCCAACTGCTGGTCAAGGACAGGGGATTGCAGACTGGCTGGCGGCCCAGACCGATTCGTTGCTACCGGAATTCGCCAAGCGACTCAACGATTTTCAGCAACAGCCGGTACCCTGGAAAGCCGGGTAG